A genome region from Bufo gargarizans isolate SCDJY-AF-19 chromosome 2, ASM1485885v1, whole genome shotgun sequence includes the following:
- the HDDC3 gene encoding guanosine-3',5'-bis(diphosphate) 3'-pyrophosphohydrolase MESH1 isoform X1: protein MSEVAGILEAAHFAAIKHKAQKRKDVEETPYINHPIGVARILSHEAGISDITVLQAALLHDTVEDTDTTFLEIEQTFGPEVRRIVEEVTDDKTLPRMARKRLQIEHAPHCSHQSKLVKLADKLYNLRDLNRSTPKGWSEKRIQEYFQWAFQVVNGLRGTNVVMEKHLDQLFKERGVSA from the exons ATGTCGGAAGTTGCTGGGATTCTAGAAGCGGCGCACTTTGCTGCTATAAAGCATAAAGCACAGAAGAGGAAGGACGTGGAGGAGACGCCCTACATAAATCACCCCATAG GTGTTGCTAGGATATTATCTCACGAGGCTGGAATCAGCGATATAACTGTCCTGCAG GCAGCTCTTCTACATGATACAGTTGAAGATACAGACACAACGTTTCTGGAAATCGAGCAGACGTTTGGGCCAGAGGTCAGGAGAATAGTAGAAGAGGTGACTGATGACAAGACACTGCCAAGGATGGCGAGAAAGCGGCTGCAGATAGAGCATGCCCCACACTGCAGCCACCAATCTAAACTGGTGAAACTGGCAGACAAGTTGTACAATCTGCGGGACCTGAACCGCAGCACTCCAAAGG GCTGGTCAGAAAAACGGATACAAGAATATTTCCAGTGGGCATTCCAGGTTGTGAATGGTCTACGAGGCACAAATGTGGTGATGGAGAAACATCTGGACCAGTTGTTCAAAGAGCGGGGAGTTTCAGCTTGA
- the HDDC3 gene encoding guanosine-3',5'-bis(diphosphate) 3'-pyrophosphohydrolase MESH1 isoform X3: protein MQVSIAGVARILSHEAGISDITVLQAALLHDTVEDTDTTFLEIEQTFGPEVRRIVEEVTDDKTLPRMARKRLQIEHAPHCSHQSKLVKLADKLYNLRDLNRSTPKGWSEKRIQEYFQWAFQVVNGLRGTNVVMEKHLDQLFKERGVSA from the exons ATGCAGGTATCTATCGCAG GTGTTGCTAGGATATTATCTCACGAGGCTGGAATCAGCGATATAACTGTCCTGCAG GCAGCTCTTCTACATGATACAGTTGAAGATACAGACACAACGTTTCTGGAAATCGAGCAGACGTTTGGGCCAGAGGTCAGGAGAATAGTAGAAGAGGTGACTGATGACAAGACACTGCCAAGGATGGCGAGAAAGCGGCTGCAGATAGAGCATGCCCCACACTGCAGCCACCAATCTAAACTGGTGAAACTGGCAGACAAGTTGTACAATCTGCGGGACCTGAACCGCAGCACTCCAAAGG GCTGGTCAGAAAAACGGATACAAGAATATTTCCAGTGGGCATTCCAGGTTGTGAATGGTCTACGAGGCACAAATGTGGTGATGGAGAAACATCTGGACCAGTTGTTCAAAGAGCGGGGAGTTTCAGCTTGA
- the HDDC3 gene encoding guanosine-3',5'-bis(diphosphate) 3'-pyrophosphohydrolase MESH1 isoform X2, with product MSEVAGILEAAHFAAIKHKAQKRKDVEETPYINHPIGVARILSHEAGISDITVLQAALLHDTVEDTDTTFLEIEQTFGPEVRRIVEEVTDDKTLPRMARKRLQIEHAPHCSHQSKLVKLADKLYNLRDLNRSTPKEISLWNRCSCSSLTCPKLGGKKSR from the exons ATGTCGGAAGTTGCTGGGATTCTAGAAGCGGCGCACTTTGCTGCTATAAAGCATAAAGCACAGAAGAGGAAGGACGTGGAGGAGACGCCCTACATAAATCACCCCATAG GTGTTGCTAGGATATTATCTCACGAGGCTGGAATCAGCGATATAACTGTCCTGCAG GCAGCTCTTCTACATGATACAGTTGAAGATACAGACACAACGTTTCTGGAAATCGAGCAGACGTTTGGGCCAGAGGTCAGGAGAATAGTAGAAGAGGTGACTGATGACAAGACACTGCCAAGGATGGCGAGAAAGCGGCTGCAGATAGAGCATGCCCCACACTGCAGCCACCAATCTAAACTGGTGAAACTGGCAGACAAGTTGTACAATCTGCGGGACCTGAACCGCAGCACTCCAAAGG aaatatctttatggaaccgctgttcatgttcgtcacttacgtgtcccaaattgggtgggaaaaagtcaagatag